The following are from one region of the Mycolicibacterium helvum genome:
- the mbtM gene encoding long-chain-fatty acid--ACP ligase MbtM, with protein sequence MNALAAALSESMTSSTTDLVVLDRETDTWQRHPWSEVHTRAQQAAALIDETGGGAIGLVGEPTIELVAALFGAMISGRSVSILPTMTRGADPAQWATATLGRFHDIGVGAAFSHGAELNMLLEDNSSVNVRDVAEINRYPAGTVVAANTDVAVLQGTAGSTGYPRTAMLSPDSVLSNARGLIQRLGVNAAGDTGCLWLPLYHDMGLTCLVTSALAGIQLWLAPTAAFAASPFRWLKWLSESRATITAGPNFAYNLIGKYASRVSDVDLSSVRIAINGGEPIDCDGFARFATAMAPFGFHASAAAPAYGLAESVCAATMPAAGTGLLIDEVDGPTGRQRQALLGPPIEGMEIRSVPVDNAPPGIGQIEIRGTSLMSGYLGEDPIDRESWFPTGDLGYLTDDGLVVCGRAKEIIWIAGRNIFPNEVERVVAEIPGVREGAVVAVGTPPGSPRPGLVVAAEFRGRDEAAARAAVTQRVAAVCGVAPATVMLLAPGALPRTSSGKLRRLEVQSQLESVNA encoded by the coding sequence ATGAACGCGCTGGCAGCGGCACTCAGTGAGTCGATGACGTCGTCGACGACCGACCTGGTTGTCCTCGACCGCGAGACCGACACCTGGCAACGACACCCGTGGTCTGAAGTGCACACCCGCGCCCAGCAGGCCGCGGCACTGATTGACGAAACCGGCGGCGGCGCAATTGGTCTAGTCGGTGAACCGACGATCGAACTGGTCGCCGCCCTCTTCGGGGCGATGATCTCCGGCCGAAGCGTGTCCATCCTGCCGACCATGACCCGCGGCGCCGATCCGGCTCAGTGGGCGACCGCCACGCTAGGACGCTTCCATGACATCGGCGTTGGCGCGGCTTTCAGCCACGGCGCAGAACTGAACATGTTGCTCGAGGACAACTCGTCGGTGAACGTGCGCGATGTCGCCGAGATCAACCGTTATCCGGCCGGCACGGTCGTGGCCGCGAACACCGACGTCGCGGTTCTGCAGGGGACGGCCGGATCTACCGGTTATCCCCGCACCGCCATGCTGTCGCCCGACTCGGTGCTCAGCAATGCCCGCGGATTGATCCAGCGATTGGGTGTGAACGCCGCCGGCGACACGGGCTGTTTGTGGTTACCGCTCTACCACGACATGGGGCTGACCTGCCTGGTCACCTCCGCGCTCGCGGGTATCCAGCTCTGGCTGGCACCCACTGCGGCGTTCGCGGCATCGCCGTTCCGCTGGCTGAAGTGGCTCTCCGAGAGCCGCGCCACAATCACCGCTGGCCCGAACTTCGCCTACAACCTGATCGGCAAGTACGCCAGCCGAGTCAGCGATGTCGACCTCAGCAGTGTTCGGATCGCGATCAACGGTGGCGAGCCGATCGACTGTGATGGCTTTGCCCGATTCGCAACCGCCATGGCGCCGTTCGGGTTTCACGCGTCCGCTGCCGCGCCCGCCTACGGTCTGGCCGAGTCCGTCTGCGCGGCCACCATGCCGGCCGCCGGGACCGGACTCCTGATCGACGAAGTCGACGGCCCGACGGGCCGGCAGCGGCAGGCACTTCTCGGGCCGCCGATCGAAGGTATGGAGATCCGTAGCGTGCCGGTCGACAACGCCCCGCCCGGCATCGGGCAGATCGAGATTCGCGGAACCTCGCTGATGAGCGGCTACCTCGGCGAGGATCCGATCGATCGCGAGAGCTGGTTCCCCACAGGAGACCTCGGCTATCTGACGGATGACGGCCTGGTCGTCTGCGGGCGCGCCAAAGAGATCATCTGGATTGCCGGGCGCAACATCTTCCCCAACGAAGTCGAACGCGTCGTCGCCGAGATTCCCGGCGTACGTGAGGGTGCGGTGGTAGCCGTAGGCACCCCGCCCGGTTCGCCGCGTCCGGGACTGGTGGTGGCCGCCGAATTCCGCGGCCGCGACGAAGCCGCTGCGCGCGCCGCGGTGACCCAACGGGTGGCCGCGGTGTGTGGTGTCGCACCGGCCACCGTCATGCTGCTGGCACCCGGGGCACTGCCCCGGACATCGTCGGGCAAGCTGCGCCGCCTGGAAGTGCAGAGCCAGCTGGAATCGGTGAATGCGTGA
- a CDS encoding acyl-CoA dehydrogenase family protein, whose amino-acid sequence MGECVTEFAELLDTTFDRQVELWTADAEASERFPRQLIEHLGKSGVFRHKWGEPTQTHADLGKLIALASALGELMSAGIAVGASLHDSAIAILRRFARSDYLRDICEQAIDGDAVLCIGASEESGGSDLQICETTIRQRNGGFDVRGTKKFVSLSPIADHIIVVARSVDHDAGSRHGNVALIAVPTANVDVQPPYRKLSAGPLETAAVHIDTWVPEDALVARSGTGLAAISWGLAHERVSVAAQVAASCERAIGITLARMMTRKQFGQTLFEHQALRLRIADLSARVSLLCHALDGFAAGGRLDLRTAAALKVSAARLGEEVAGECLHIFGGSAFLVDETPLGRWWRDMKLARVGGGTDEVLWELVAAGLKPDFDGYAKFVGRSNE is encoded by the coding sequence ATCGGTGAATGCGTGACCGAGTTCGCCGAGTTACTGGACACCACCTTCGACAGGCAGGTCGAACTCTGGACCGCGGATGCCGAAGCCAGCGAAAGGTTCCCGCGGCAGCTGATCGAGCACCTCGGCAAGTCTGGGGTGTTCCGGCACAAGTGGGGCGAGCCCACCCAGACCCATGCCGACCTCGGCAAGCTCATCGCGCTTGCATCCGCCCTCGGCGAGCTCATGTCGGCCGGCATCGCCGTCGGAGCCAGCCTGCACGACTCGGCAATCGCGATTTTGCGCCGCTTCGCAAGATCCGATTACCTGCGCGATATCTGCGAGCAGGCCATCGACGGCGACGCCGTGCTGTGCATCGGCGCATCGGAGGAATCGGGCGGGTCGGATCTGCAGATCTGTGAAACCACAATTCGCCAACGCAACGGCGGATTCGACGTCCGCGGGACCAAGAAGTTCGTCTCGCTGTCCCCCATCGCCGATCACATCATCGTGGTCGCCCGCAGTGTCGACCACGACGCCGGGAGCCGGCACGGCAATGTCGCACTGATCGCGGTACCGACCGCGAACGTCGATGTGCAGCCGCCCTATCGCAAACTCAGTGCCGGACCGCTGGAGACCGCGGCAGTCCACATCGACACCTGGGTACCCGAGGACGCACTCGTGGCGCGCTCCGGCACCGGGCTGGCCGCGATCAGCTGGGGTCTTGCCCACGAACGTGTCTCGGTAGCTGCACAGGTCGCGGCGTCATGTGAGCGAGCCATCGGAATCACTCTGGCACGCATGATGACCCGCAAGCAGTTCGGTCAAACACTCTTCGAACACCAGGCGCTGCGGCTGCGGATCGCCGACCTCTCCGCGCGCGTGTCCCTGCTGTGCCACGCCCTCGACGGGTTCGCCGCGGGAGGCCGCCTCGACCTGCGTACCGCCGCGGCGTTGAAAGTCAGCGCCGCGCGACTGGGCGAGGAGGTCGCCGGGGAGTGCCTGCACATCTTCGGCGGCTCGGCATTCCTGGTCGACGAGACACCGCTGGGCCGATGGTGGCGCGACATGAAGCTGGCGCGCGTCGGCGGTGGTACCGACGAAGTGCTGTGGGAGTTGGTCGCCGCCGGGCTCAAGCCCGACTTCGACGGCTACGCCAAGTTCGTCGGCCGCTCGAACGAATAG
- a CDS encoding GNAT family N-acetyltransferase, whose protein sequence is MTELVLARALTDLSDEVAAVPAPPVPSVDPPYALRAATESDAAMVAEWMNRPHLAQAWEYDWPVERWRNHLLAQLGGSYSLPLIASLNGVDGAYLEIYRAAKDSIAPRYDVDPWDLGLHAAIADVGVVNRGLAPRLLPRIIASLFAIEPRCRRVMFDPDHRNTSARRLCEFVGCQFLGEHDMSNRRMALYSFERPTNLA, encoded by the coding sequence ATGACCGAGCTTGTTCTTGCCCGCGCGCTGACCGACCTGTCCGATGAGGTGGCGGCGGTGCCGGCGCCCCCGGTTCCGAGCGTCGATCCGCCGTACGCGCTGCGGGCCGCGACCGAGTCCGATGCCGCGATGGTCGCCGAGTGGATGAACCGGCCGCACCTGGCGCAGGCATGGGAATACGACTGGCCGGTCGAGCGCTGGCGCAACCATCTCCTGGCTCAACTCGGCGGCTCCTATTCGCTGCCACTCATCGCCAGCCTCAACGGTGTTGACGGTGCGTATCTCGAGATCTATCGGGCTGCAAAGGATTCGATCGCTCCTCGCTATGACGTCGACCCATGGGACCTCGGGCTGCACGCCGCGATCGCCGACGTGGGGGTTGTCAACCGGGGTTTGGCGCCCCGCTTGCTGCCGCGCATCATCGCCAGCCTGTTCGCCATCGAACCGCGCTGTCGCCGTGTGATGTTCGACCCCGACCATCGCAACACGTCCGCGCGGCGGCTGTGCGAATTCGTCGGCTGCCAGTTCCTCGGCGAGCACGACATGTCGAACCGGCGGATGGCGCTCTATTCGTTCGAGCGGCCGACGAACTTGGCGTAG